In a single window of the Rhizobium etli CFN 42 genome:
- a CDS encoding cytochrome c, whose protein sequence is MFRLSVRLAFFAASALGLHASIAAADDAQTARGEYLVTIGGCNDCHTPGYFFGNPDSSRFLGGSDVGFELPGQGVFVGRNITPDKETGIGSWTREQIVTALQTGQRPDGRLLAPIMPWHAFAQLTEEDVTSIAVFLQSLKPVSHQIPGPFKPGEKVSTFMMRILPPGETAAAAPK, encoded by the coding sequence ATGTTTCGGTTGAGCGTACGGTTGGCATTTTTTGCCGCCTCTGCCTTGGGGCTACACGCGAGCATTGCAGCTGCCGACGATGCGCAGACTGCGCGCGGCGAATATCTCGTCACGATCGGCGGCTGCAACGACTGCCACACACCGGGATACTTCTTCGGAAACCCGGACAGCTCGCGATTTCTGGGTGGATCGGATGTTGGTTTCGAGCTCCCCGGGCAGGGTGTTTTCGTCGGCCGCAACATTACGCCTGACAAGGAGACCGGCATCGGCAGCTGGACCCGGGAACAGATTGTGACTGCGCTTCAGACCGGGCAGCGGCCGGATGGCCGCCTCCTGGCGCCAATCATGCCGTGGCATGCATTCGCGCAACTCACTGAAGAAGACGTGACATCAATTGCAGTCTTCCTTCAAAGCCTGAAGCCGGTCAGCCATCAGATCCCTGGGCCTTTCAAGCCGGGGGAGAAGGTTTCAACGTTCATGATGCGGATCTTGCCGCCCGGTGAAACCGCGGCTGCCGCGCCAAAATAG
- a CDS encoding GNAT family N-acetyltransferase, translating into MTVPEEDIIEAKAFIDLFMIAPQTLVDETEFRLIQLGAGCAISLPSAPAIGLNRILGIAALNDLDAAYQWMRNKVGRRYLQMSAATTPQETSDWISKRGLLAEGNGWAKLRRAAPPTRLVHAGEVTTRQVNVDEADTFGAMMCAGFGFLENLIPLWSAIVGKDGWTCFFAELEGRPIATAAMYASDGYAWLGGGATVPAFRNRGAQKALIAARLNEGAVQGVRTFVVETAQPSADEPNISHANLIALGFEQIYTRMNYRFPDRL; encoded by the coding sequence ATGACTGTGCCTGAAGAAGATATCATCGAGGCGAAAGCGTTCATCGACCTGTTCATGATCGCGCCTCAGACACTCGTGGACGAAACCGAGTTTCGCTTGATACAGTTGGGTGCAGGCTGCGCAATATCGCTGCCCAGTGCGCCCGCAATCGGCCTAAATCGTATTCTCGGTATTGCAGCACTCAATGACCTCGACGCGGCCTACCAGTGGATGCGCAACAAGGTAGGCCGTCGCTATTTGCAAATGAGCGCCGCAACCACACCCCAAGAGACAAGCGATTGGATCAGCAAACGCGGTCTTCTTGCCGAGGGTAATGGATGGGCAAAACTGCGAAGAGCGGCTCCTCCTACGCGGCTTGTTCACGCTGGGGAGGTTACCACCCGACAGGTCAATGTCGACGAAGCCGACACCTTCGGCGCAATGATGTGCGCCGGTTTCGGCTTTCTAGAGAACCTGATACCACTTTGGTCAGCGATCGTCGGCAAGGACGGTTGGACCTGCTTTTTCGCTGAGCTGGAAGGCAGGCCGATTGCGACAGCCGCCATGTACGCGTCAGACGGCTATGCCTGGCTCGGCGGTGGCGCGACGGTTCCCGCGTTTCGCAATCGCGGAGCACAGAAGGCCCTGATTGCCGCGCGTCTGAACGAGGGTGCCGTTCAGGGCGTTCGGACATTCGTCGTCGAAACCGCCCAGCCGTCGGCCGATGAGCCCAATATCTCTCACGCCAATCTCATCGCCCTCGGCTTCGAGCAGATTTACACGAGGATGAACTACCGCTTCCCGGATCGATTATAA
- a CDS encoding pyridoxamine 5'-phosphate oxidase family protein — MPYHFLDVASTPNVRLAQAEMGADQIWLGDHHRESDSFTESELAFIAARDSFYIASVSETGWPYVQHRGGPSGFLKAVDRKTLAFADYRGNRQYISTGNFAANDRACLFLVDYPRRARLKIYMHVEKLTLDADPSLTDLVFDAGYRAKAERIFRLRLEAFDWNCPQHITPRYTEQEVETAVTPLRERLTQLEAENAALRARLQALGEQ; from the coding sequence ATGCCCTACCACTTTCTGGACGTCGCAAGCACTCCGAATGTGCGGCTGGCACAGGCCGAAATGGGTGCGGATCAGATCTGGTTGGGTGATCACCATCGCGAGTCGGATAGTTTCACAGAGAGCGAGCTCGCCTTCATTGCCGCAAGGGACAGTTTCTATATTGCCTCTGTATCGGAAACCGGTTGGCCGTATGTGCAGCACCGCGGCGGGCCTTCAGGCTTTTTGAAAGCCGTCGACCGGAAAACCCTGGCTTTCGCCGATTACAGGGGGAACCGTCAGTACATCAGCACCGGAAACTTTGCCGCAAACGACCGAGCCTGCCTCTTCCTGGTGGATTATCCCCGCAGAGCGCGTCTCAAGATCTACATGCATGTCGAGAAGCTGACACTCGATGCCGATCCCTCGCTGACAGATCTTGTTTTCGACGCCGGCTACCGCGCAAAGGCGGAGCGGATTTTCCGGCTGAGGCTGGAGGCGTTCGACTGGAACTGCCCTCAGCATATCACGCCTCGCTACACCGAGCAGGAAGTTGAGACAGCGGTGACGCCCTTGCGTGAGCGCTTGACGCAACTTGAAGCAGAGAACGCAGCTTTACGTGCTCGGCTCCAGGCACTTGGAGAACAATGA
- a CDS encoding alpha/beta fold hydrolase yields MRRLIICLMLAAASMTATTIASAVPAHATADRQAPAPVHYRTAKIDGLDIFYREAGPADAPVVLLLHGFPTSSHMFRNLIPLLADRYHVIAPDYPGYGQSAAPDRGTYAYTFAGAADIVDKLMVHLEAKSYAMYVMDYGAPVGYRLALKHPERVSGLIIQNGNAYEEGLKEFWDPIKTYWSDGSDKSRAALSGLVTLETTKFQYTDGMEDVSRISPDNWVHDQALLDRPGNKDIQLDMLYDYRTNVPLYPDFQRFFRERKPPTLIVWGKNDYIFPEAGAHPYLKDLPDAEIHILNSGHFLLEEKLDVAAPLINDFLDRNVAKK; encoded by the coding sequence ATGCGTCGTTTGATCATATGCCTGATGCTGGCTGCCGCCAGCATGACTGCCACGACAATCGCAAGCGCGGTTCCCGCGCACGCCACCGCCGACCGCCAAGCTCCGGCTCCAGTTCACTACCGCACCGCGAAAATCGACGGCCTCGACATCTTCTATCGGGAAGCCGGTCCGGCCGACGCACCCGTCGTGCTGTTGCTCCACGGCTTTCCGACGTCCTCCCATATGTTCCGAAATCTAATCCCGCTCCTTGCAGACCGGTACCACGTCATTGCACCGGACTATCCGGGGTATGGGCAGAGCGCCGCTCCCGATCGTGGCACCTACGCCTATACGTTTGCCGGGGCTGCCGACATCGTCGATAAGCTGATGGTTCATCTGGAGGCCAAGAGCTACGCGATGTACGTCATGGATTACGGCGCGCCTGTCGGCTATCGGCTGGCGCTGAAACATCCGGAACGGGTCAGCGGCCTGATCATCCAGAACGGCAACGCCTATGAGGAAGGGCTGAAGGAGTTCTGGGATCCGATCAAGACCTACTGGTCCGACGGATCAGACAAGAGCCGCGCGGCGCTGTCCGGCCTCGTCACCCTTGAAACGACCAAATTCCAGTATACCGACGGCATGGAAGACGTGTCGCGCATCAGCCCCGACAACTGGGTTCATGACCAGGCGCTCCTGGACCGCCCGGGCAACAAGGACATACAGCTCGACATGTTGTATGACTACCGCACCAATGTGCCGCTCTACCCTGACTTTCAACGCTTCTTTCGCGAGCGCAAACCGCCCACGCTGATCGTCTGGGGCAAGAACGACTATATCTTTCCTGAGGCCGGCGCTCATCCTTATCTCAAGGATCTTCCGGATGCGGAGATTCATATCCTGAACTCGGGTCACTTTCTTCTCGAGGAAAAGCTGGACGTCGCTGCTCCGCTCATCAATGATTTTCTTGATCGCAACGTCGCAAAGAAGTGA